One window from the genome of Euzebyales bacterium encodes:
- a CDS encoding ribose-phosphate pyrophosphokinase, which translates to MLSILAGEANRPLAAALAVQLETDLAERTIERFPDGEIHVAVKSGIRGHDVHIVQPLCPPVDAHLVETMMLADASHRAGAAHITAVLPYYGYARQDRRSAPGEPVGARVVADLLAAVHVDSVLVVDPHTRALEAMLSVPLEPISAIPLLAATLRPELPDDAVVVAPDLGAVKRAERFAGLLDLPMAFVRKTRLSGDTVRAEGVVGDVAGRVPVIVDDMITTGGTIVSATQVLLDAGARAPVTVAATHGLLVGDALEALGQLPLQRIHLTDSVPPPDSGALPLVTTSLGELLADAIRRLRRGTGLGQLGGYG; encoded by the coding sequence ATGCTCAGCATCCTTGCCGGCGAGGCGAACCGGCCACTCGCTGCAGCGCTCGCCGTCCAGCTCGAGACGGACCTCGCCGAACGCACGATCGAACGGTTCCCCGACGGAGAGATCCACGTCGCCGTGAAGAGCGGCATCAGGGGTCACGACGTCCACATCGTGCAGCCGTTGTGCCCGCCGGTCGACGCGCATCTGGTCGAGACGATGATGCTCGCCGACGCCTCCCATCGAGCCGGTGCCGCGCACATCACCGCGGTCCTGCCCTACTACGGCTATGCGCGGCAGGACCGCCGCAGCGCCCCCGGCGAACCCGTCGGCGCCAGGGTCGTGGCGGACCTCCTCGCGGCGGTCCACGTCGACAGCGTGCTGGTCGTCGATCCCCACACGCGCGCGCTCGAGGCGATGCTGAGCGTTCCACTCGAACCCATCAGCGCCATTCCGCTGCTTGCCGCGACCCTCCGCCCGGAGCTCCCCGACGACGCGGTCGTCGTGGCACCTGATCTCGGGGCGGTCAAGCGGGCCGAACGATTCGCCGGACTGCTCGACCTGCCGATGGCCTTTGTCCGCAAGACCAGGCTCTCGGGGGACACGGTCCGTGCCGAAGGCGTGGTCGGCGACGTCGCCGGCCGGGTGCCGGTCATCGTGGACGACATGATCACGACCGGAGGGACGATCGTGTCAGCGACACAGGTGCTGCTCGACGCCGGTGCCCGTGCCCCCGTGACCGTCGCCGCCACCCACGGTCTCCTCGTTGGCGACGCGTTGGAGGCGCTCGGGCAGCTGCCGCTTCAACGCATCCACCTCACCGACAGCGTCCCGCCACCCGACAGTGGTGCGCTGCCGTTGGTCACGACGTCACTCGGCGAACTGCTGGCCGACGCGATCCGACGGCTGCGACGTGGGACGGGACTCGGTCAGCTCGGCGGCTACGGCTGA
- a CDS encoding helix-turn-helix transcriptional regulator: MTDREREVVGLVAEGLSNDEIAERLVISPATARTHVSRSMIKLSARDRAQLVVFAYQAGLAD, translated from the coding sequence TTGACCGACCGCGAGCGGGAGGTCGTCGGCCTGGTGGCGGAGGGGTTGAGCAACGACGAGATCGCCGAGCGCCTCGTGATCAGCCCAGCGACCGCGCGCACGCATGTCAGCCGGTCGATGATCAAGTTGAGCGCGCGCGACCGCGCCCAGCTGGTCGTGTTCGCCTACCAGGCAGGCCTCGCAGACTGA